CGCCAGCTTGTAAGTTTTTTAAGCTTGTTTTTTTACCTTTTCGGATCTatgaaattttatgtttatgaaAAACACTAAAGGTGGTAGCTTTGCATGGTCGTTAAAAAGGCTGTTGAACATGCCTTTTAGAGTGTAAAAGGTCCTTTCTTTTACATGGAAAAATTGGAAACTTTGGGGTTCCTCTGCTTGGTAGCTCATTATTTAGagtgttatgattttttttttttttaattttaatttttgtgcacCCAgttgaagggaaagaaaaaaaaaagatttggggggaagggggggggggggtgcttgtatgtaaaaacatgatttcagtTATTTTTAAATGCTGTTTGGACTCAAATTGAGCACATTCTAAGTTAGAAGTACATCAGTATTTTATGTCACAGAACCTCTGTATTTGCTTATGAAATGGACAAAAGCTAATCCATGGTGGAGATTTTCTTTTCCCAAGATCCTAAGGGGCACGTGGGgttacattatttaaaatcagttactaatgaaatttttaatgatgtgacattttAGAATTTACAAAAGATAAGATCTTCATTGTGAATTTGGTCATACAAAAAGAGGGAATCCTAAATTCAAAATGAATGGGGCTAGTTCCCATTTTAGAGAACATGGAGTCAAGGAGTCCTGagttactttttcttttttggatagaaGTCTTGAGTTAGTTTTCAGTGAATCTTTGCTACAATTGATGAATTTTAGTTGAGGTTATATCTTGCTGGGAATGTTTCACATTTGGTCAGTTATTTCAAGTTCTGGTTTGTTGTTCTTGCAACACTTTGCCCCTCTCTTGCAGCTTTATCCTCAAAGTTTGCTTATTTTTGTATTGACATTGCAGGCCATCCCCAAAAAATTTGTTGACAATGTGAAAAAGAAGCTGCCTCAAAGTGTGACTCTTAAAGGTCCTAGTGGTTTAACATGGGATGTAGAATTGAAGACTATTGATGATACATTGTTCTTTAACCATGGTTGGCAAGAATTTGTCAAGGATCATTCTTTGGAAGAGACTGATTTGTTGGTCTTTAGGTACAATGGTTGGTCACAATTTGATGTTTTAATCTTTGATGGAAAGAACTTGTGTGAGAAAGGGGCTTTGTATTTTGTCAGAAAATGTGGGCCAACTGAAAATGACAATGGATGcttgacaaagaaaaaaacaagggaAGGTTCTATTGACGATGTCCATACCCCTTTGGATGATGGTGTTGCATGCCCTTCACCTTTGAACTATGTAAGTGATGACAGTGTCACAGTGCCTTCAGAACAATGTATCATCTCTCTTGTAAGTAATAAAAGGACCCGGAAGAGTGCTAGGAGTGTTGGGAGCAAGGAACCTGCTACCTTTGGAGAGGGAGTGAAGTCCGCTGCAAGTGATGGTAAACCTTTTAACACATATGATACTATGCTTATCTGTTTTTGATACGGAATTACCTTGTAGGCCCCTTCCCACTATTTTTTAGCTGCATGTGGCTATTATATTACCTTGCTAGTTGCCATCCTTAAACAATGAATCGTGTAGTTCAAGAATATGTTGGTTTGATAAAAGTATTTTGTTCATGAATGGTTCAGATGCTGAATGTTCACCCATCTTTAAGAATTTGTCACAAGGCCCGCAATATTCGTCAAATAGAAGGCTTGTATCTGAAGATGAGATCAAGAATGCCTTGCTTTTGGCCCAAGCAGCATCAAGCGATGATACCTACCTTGTTGTTATGCGACCCACACATGTATACAAGAGATTCTTTGTGGTGAGTGTTCTCTATTGCAAACTTTGATTATATAGCTAATCTTGTCATTGTGTTTACTTTTGTCCTTTTTCATGTATTGCTTCTACATTTTCAGCTTAATATTGAACAAAATTCTCACTTAAAATGGATACACTTGTTGCTATTTGAAAATCTGTCTTTGTGTTCAATGAGTATACTTAATTGTTCTTGCGTTATTGCTTGATTAGTACATCCCTTTAGAATGGGCGACGAATCATCTGTCACTGGAAAACCAAGAAATCCATCTACGTTTTAATAAGGATACATGGCGAGCCAGATATAACCATAATCGAGTTCGTGGTTATGGAGGGATTACGGGAGGGTGGAAACATTTTGTGATAGACAACAACCTTGAGGAATTTGATGCCTGCCTCTTCAAGCCTGCTGGTCAAATGGATGGCTTGACTGTCCTGGATGTTAGCATTTTCCGGGTTGTCGAAGAGATTAGCCCTCGGACTTTATTGACTCCACCACGAAAAAGGGGTAGGAAAAATTCAATCAAGATCCACTGAAGCATAAGCTTGTAACTCATACAAGATGTGCAACCTCATTGTGGTCTAGAATATCTGAGGAGGGAAAATTGTTCTGCTACCTGTGGACTGCACTTTATGTAACATACAAGCCTTTTGTGCGCTCAAATAAGTTTATTGCCAGACTACTTACTGTTATTGTGAATGCTTCAAGGGGACTGTAGTAATTAGTAGTTTAGTGACCCTTGTTTTTGTTAATATGTTTAGTGGAATGCAGTGTGAGTCTGACTCCTCtctaattatataattttgcttTGTGGTTTGCTATCACTCTTTGAAACAATCTGCCTAGCGAGTAgcaacataaaatttattttgtgcaATCTTCTGAATAATTGTTGAGGCGGTATGTTTTGATTTgtgtaaataaaagtaatgtaCGTGATGGTGTCAAGTGAAATTGTCGTTCCAATCACAACATGCCATGTGAATAGTTGAAGATTGTGAAAATGTTTGTCCCTAACCTTGCTAgattaaaacaaattaagatTTGATGTTTTAATCAAGATTTGATTGCACCAAGTGCAATACATTTCGATGGTTGATCTCAGTCcttgaattaaaaattaaaaataaaaattgaaatttgaatggaatgaaatgttGTGTCGTTATAAAATTGAAATGAGAATCGGATGGtaatgtcattatttatttaattcaatGTTGCAACACATTTCAATGGTAGATCTCATTCCATTTTACCTTCTTTTCCATTCCTTGGAGTTtgatgtcttttattttttggataattgaAACCCTGTTTTAATGTTACTGCTAAAACTAGTTTTTTAATTTCCGCTCCTTGAATTAGTCTGATTACTGTGTTCATTTCACCTAACTACATGCTAATGCAAAATTTGGGGAACAGGAAGAGGCAATAGACAGTTAGACACTACAGAAAATGGTGTTTGTTATTACTTGTTAGTACATGACAAAAGAAATTGCACTCACCAAGAGTTTCATGACGTGGCCTCGATTTTCCTCTATACATTGTTTCTTGATTCATTAAAATGACTCATTAATAGAGAACCACCGTGAAACAAAGATGCATGAACTATGCACATAAATTAACCATTGAGCTTCTCAAAAATTACTCAGAAGCCTTGTTGTATATAAAGCTAACTAGGGGTGGAATCTCGTTATCTCTCAATTGCTTAGGCGTAacatttgggtttgagtttgttCTTATTCTTGAAGAGTTCTTAATGGCTAGAAAGCCAGAGTGTTACAAAAGTAGTGGACCATCCTTTTTCAAGGTCCTTATTGGTGACTTCTCTGAGCAACTGGTAATGTACCTAGCTTCTTTTCTTAGATTAATAGAATGCTAACAAAGAtttctaaaattcaaatatcatttCTAAAAGTAAGAATACTTTGATTTCCTTACATCTGCCttccaaaataaattttcttgagTTTATATGTTCTGTTTAATTGACTTGCGCTCAATTATTTGTAGTGTATACCACCTGCATTTGTCAAGAACTTTAATGTTAGGTTACTTTCCAAATGCTCGCTTAGAAGCTCAACTGGAAAAGTTTACGTAGTACgagttgaagagagagagaacaatgacttgttcttttggggtggttGGCATGACTTTGTGAAAGATAATTCTTTGGACATAGGGGATTTCCTTGTTTTCAAATACGATGGTAATTCCATGTTTAAAGTCAAGATATATGGTAGAAATGCATGCGAGAAGGATGTGAGGTTAGCCAAGAGGAAAGAAGAATATCCAATTCCTTctatcaaaaaaggaaaacaaattcaAGAAAACACCATCATTGAGGAACTCAAACCTGATTCTTACAAAGAGAGCTCTGGACAAAAAGCAATtaactccaaaaaaataatttgtgagttaaattatttcttattgtttctcttttgaTTATTAAGTTTTAACACTATCATATTAAAAATACTATTGttattatatgttttattataaaaaaataatatggaaTATGCTaatattattacaaattttattataaaaagtaacGATAAATATGATTTGTgttatttcaagaaaaaaaaatgtttgaattaattttttttattttattaatagtgACTGGTTTTAAGATTATGTAATAAAGTTTGTACTATCCTTAATTTGCATTTCTCTA
This genomic stretch from Castanea sativa cultivar Marrone di Chiusa Pesio chromosome 1, ASM4071231v1 harbors:
- the LOC142642765 gene encoding B3 domain-containing protein REM16-like, which codes for MGETCKDWSKWAEGIYWDHFQTIHFSQYLLGDYDRQLAIPKKFVDNVKKKLPQSVTLKGPSGLTWDVELKTIDDTLFFNHGWQEFVKDHSLEETDLLVFRYNGWSQFDVLIFDGKNLCEKGALYFVRKCGPTENDNGCLTKKKTREGSIDDVHTPLDDGVACPSPLNYVSDDSVTVPSEQCIISLVSNKRTRKSARSVGSKEPATFGEGVKSAASDDAECSPIFKNLSQGPQYSSNRRLVSEDEIKNALLLAQAASSDDTYLVVMRPTHVYKRFFVYIPLEWATNHLSLENQEIHLRFNKDTWRARYNHNRVRGYGGITGGWKHFVIDNNLEEFDACLFKPAGQMDGLTVLDVSIFRVVEEISPRTLLTPPRKRGRKNSIKIH
- the LOC142640603 gene encoding B3 domain-containing protein REM10-like, whose translation is MNYAHKLTIELLKNYSEALLYIKLTRGGISLSLNCLGVTFGFEFVLILEEFLMARKPECYKSSGPSFFKVLIGDFSEQLCIPPAFVKNFNVRLLSKCSLRSSTGKVYVVRVEERENNDLFFWGGWHDFVKDNSLDIGDFLVFKYDGNSMFKVKIYGRNACEKDVSKFGEEFINDDIKESGMKSISSFKSENSYFIATWTWYSQYYMTIPKFVAIEKDLSSKKRAMLLDPSGSPWPVRLDLVADGFLNMTSGWPDFCRGNKVGAGDTFIFEFVTQTVMQVHIFRAGAKKEAQCLGVDE